The following are encoded in a window of Lactobacillus acidophilus genomic DNA:
- a CDS encoding SdpI family protein, producing MIYIACGSVMMVIGIIWLISPAKKPNRIYGYLSYLAQVNQESFKFAQKRASLYCILFGLIQVVIGLIIHFLNWDRFFLVWLLTFYLFILLPIVYTEKSLKKFLVKRHELPHDYIDPDKVKRQRTKGFRDR from the coding sequence GTGATCTATATCGCTTGTGGCTCAGTTATGATGGTGATTGGTATAATTTGGCTGATTTCACCGGCTAAAAAACCTAATCGAATTTATGGCTATTTATCTTATCTTGCGCAAGTTAATCAGGAGAGTTTTAAATTTGCTCAGAAGAGGGCAAGTTTGTATTGTATTCTTTTTGGTTTGATTCAAGTTGTGATAGGATTAATTATTCACTTTTTGAATTGGGATCGCTTTTTTCTCGTTTGGCTCTTAACTTTTTATTTATTTATTTTATTGCCAATAGTTTATACCGAAAAAAGTTTGAAAAAATTTTTAGTTAAGCGGCATGAGCTACCACATGACTATATTGATCCCGACAAAGTGAAGCGTCAAAGAACAAAAGGATTTAGGGATCGATAA
- the manA gene encoding mannose-6-phosphate isomerase, class I, with protein MEPLFLTPYFRPKIWGGRKLKDIFNYDIPDGKVGEAWIISGYKDDASTVTDGPLKGKSLREVYLEHPELFGNPKAKEFPLLVKFLDANDNLSVQVHPDDDYARKVENDSGKTESWYVMQADPDAYIIYGHHAKNREELADMIHKGEWDKLLRKVPVKAGDFFYVPAGTIHALTKGCLVIETQQSSDVTYRLYDYDRVDQKTGKKRELHMQKSIDVTTVPHVDPKLNVHTEKDQDAEIKTLVEPPVSPHFYLWQIDLDGTWKTGLKNHPYLLVSVIKGEGKLEADGKSYDLKMGTNLIIPNEMKKFTFTGKMRIVMSAPGEE; from the coding sequence ATGGAACCATTATTTTTGACCCCGTACTTTAGACCTAAAATTTGGGGCGGTCGTAAATTAAAAGATATTTTTAACTATGATATTCCAGATGGAAAAGTTGGTGAAGCATGGATTATTTCTGGCTATAAGGATGATGCATCAACTGTTACTGATGGCCCACTTAAGGGTAAGTCATTAAGAGAAGTTTACTTAGAACATCCAGAATTATTTGGTAATCCTAAGGCTAAGGAATTTCCATTACTTGTTAAATTCTTAGATGCTAATGACAATTTATCAGTACAAGTACACCCGGATGATGACTATGCACGTAAGGTGGAAAATGATTCAGGTAAGACTGAAAGCTGGTATGTAATGCAAGCAGATCCAGATGCTTATATTATCTATGGTCACCATGCTAAGAATCGTGAAGAACTTGCAGATATGATTCACAAGGGCGAATGGGATAAACTTTTAAGAAAAGTTCCAGTTAAAGCCGGCGACTTTTTCTATGTTCCAGCAGGCACAATTCATGCTTTAACCAAGGGATGTCTTGTAATTGAAACACAGCAATCAAGTGATGTTACTTACCGTCTTTACGATTATGATCGTGTTGATCAAAAGACTGGTAAAAAACGTGAACTTCATATGCAAAAGTCAATTGATGTAACAACTGTTCCACATGTTGATCCAAAGCTTAATGTGCATACTGAAAAAGATCAAGATGCTGAAATCAAAACTTTAGTAGAGCCACCAGTTTCACCACACTTTTATTTATGGCAAATTGATTTGGATGGTACTTGGAAGACCGGTTTAAAGAATCATCCATATTTGTTAGTTTCTGTAATTAAAGGCGAAGGAAAGCTTGAAGCTGATGGAAAATCATATGATTTAAAGATGGGAACTAATTTAATTATTCCAAATGAGATGAAGAAATTCACATTCACTGGTAAAATGAGAATAGTTATGTCTGCACCAGGTGAGGAATAA
- a CDS encoding acetate/propionate family kinase yields MKKVLAINSGSSSFKYKLFSLPAEKVIAKGMADRVGLANASFEIKLADGTDHVEKTDIPDQEAAVSLLLKFLKEFNVVEDLNEIVGVGHRVVNGGEYFKDSTIINKENLQKIYELQDYAPLHNPAEGRGIEAFMNVLPNVPQVAVFDTTYHYSLDPVHYLYSIPYKYYEKYGVRRYGAHGTSIRYTAPHAAKMLGKDLKDLKLIVCHLGSGASITAVKDGKSYDTSMGFSPIAGVTMATRSGDIDPSLIQHLMHVEHKSMDEMIHILNSESGLLGLSGISPDMRDIRESDTERAKLARNIFINRIVRYVGAYTAEMGGVDAIIFTAGIGEHDAGVRKAVMDAFKFLGVEPDYEANEENGEHFITKPGSKVKAMVIPTNEELMIERDVVRLTNIN; encoded by the coding sequence ATGAAAAAGGTTTTGGCTATTAATTCTGGTAGCTCATCATTTAAATACAAGTTATTTTCATTACCAGCTGAAAAAGTAATTGCAAAGGGAATGGCCGATCGTGTTGGTCTTGCCAATGCATCTTTTGAAATTAAACTTGCTGATGGAACAGATCATGTTGAAAAAACAGATATTCCTGACCAAGAAGCTGCGGTTAGCTTGTTGTTAAAGTTTTTAAAAGAGTTTAATGTTGTTGAAGACTTAAATGAAATTGTGGGTGTAGGCCATAGAGTTGTTAATGGTGGTGAATACTTTAAAGATTCAACTATTATTAATAAAGAAAATCTACAAAAAATCTATGAATTACAAGATTATGCACCACTTCATAACCCAGCAGAGGGTCGTGGTATTGAAGCCTTTATGAATGTTTTGCCTAACGTTCCTCAAGTAGCAGTCTTTGATACTACTTATCACTATAGTCTTGATCCGGTACATTATTTGTATTCTATTCCTTATAAGTATTATGAAAAATATGGTGTACGTAGATACGGTGCTCATGGTACATCAATTCGTTATACTGCTCCTCACGCTGCAAAAATGCTGGGTAAAGACCTTAAGGACTTAAAACTAATAGTTTGTCATTTAGGATCTGGTGCTTCAATTACTGCAGTTAAAGATGGTAAGTCATATGATACGTCGATGGGCTTTAGTCCAATTGCTGGTGTTACAATGGCTACACGCTCAGGTGATATTGATCCTTCACTTATTCAACATTTGATGCATGTAGAACATAAGTCAATGGATGAAATGATTCATATTTTGAACAGTGAATCTGGCTTATTAGGTTTATCGGGTATTTCTCCTGATATGCGTGATATCAGAGAAAGTGATACTGAACGGGCTAAACTTGCTAGAAATATCTTTATTAACCGCATTGTTCGTTACGTAGGTGCATATACTGCCGAAATGGGCGGTGTAGATGCAATTATCTTTACTGCCGGAATTGGTGAACATGATGCTGGGGTAAGAAAAGCAGTTATGGATGCATTTAAGTTCTTAGGCGTTGAACCTGATTATGAAGCAAATGAAGAAAATGGTGAACACTTTATCACTAAGCCAGGTTCTAAAGTTAAAGCAATGGTTATTCCAACTAACGAAGAATTGATGATTGAACGTGATGTTGTTCGTTTAACTAATATTAATTAG
- a CDS encoding LTA synthase family protein, protein MKKKKLINFIQTRTGFLVLLVFCFWIKYIFAAYFDFNLGLSDPYQHIIMWLSPIGTATILISIGFYFPKPIVSYVAMLVMDFANTALLFANIIYYRQFSDFLTIKTMTNAGKVSQGLGKSTVALLHPTDIIIWIDLIVIITLLILHKIKIDQKSYGLSTPFAITSVGALILTLNLFLAETSRPRLLRNTFDRSYVVKYLGIDAFSAYDGFKSAQNVQVTKNANASDLNNILNFTKKNYAKPAKSYFGVEKNRNVIVIHLESFQQFLINLKVNGKEVTPFLNSLYKNKHTISFDNFYHQVGLGRTSDAENMLETSTYGISDGSLFTSLGSENTFQAAPQILRSDGYTSAVFHGNVGSFWNRNDVYKNMGYNYFFDKNYYTSQAKDSSGYGLKDKLLFAESIKYLEQMQQPFYTKFITVTNHIPFDLDKEDQDSSFKTTNTSDQTINNYFETAHYLDEALREFFDYLKSSGLYKNTMVVIYGDHYGLSNSENETLAPIIGESSDTWNTYNNVQMQRVPFMIHANNLKGKINHEIAGEIDVLPTLLHLLGINTKEYVQFGSDMLSQNRQNWIVFRNGTIVSEKYVIVGAKGIKGTVYNRKNGKQIINFTSQEKKEITELAQKAKDSLHYSDLLNNHNLLRFYTPTGFVPTDPTQFNYSENYQKMLEIRKELASNSTSLYSKHHGTTTNLYRTNAPELKNRTQDITQVSQDIKNVTTKNSQSSSSNTIK, encoded by the coding sequence ATGAAGAAAAAGAAACTTATTAACTTTATCCAAACTCGTACAGGCTTCTTAGTTCTTTTGGTATTTTGTTTTTGGATAAAATATATTTTTGCAGCTTATTTCGACTTCAACCTGGGTTTATCTGATCCATACCAACACATAATCATGTGGCTCAGTCCCATAGGTACAGCTACAATTTTAATTAGTATTGGTTTTTATTTTCCAAAACCAATTGTCTCCTATGTTGCTATGCTGGTAATGGACTTTGCTAATACGGCCCTATTATTTGCTAACATAATTTATTATCGCCAGTTTTCGGATTTTTTAACAATTAAAACAATGACGAATGCTGGTAAAGTATCACAAGGCTTAGGGAAAAGTACCGTAGCCCTACTTCATCCAACCGATATTATTATCTGGATTGATTTAATTGTTATCATCACATTATTGATCCTACATAAAATCAAAATTGATCAAAAATCCTATGGTCTTTCAACTCCATTCGCAATTACATCAGTCGGAGCTTTAATCTTAACTTTAAATCTCTTTTTAGCCGAAACTTCGCGTCCTCGTCTTTTAAGAAATACATTCGATCGTTCTTATGTAGTTAAATACTTAGGTATTGATGCATTTAGTGCCTATGACGGATTCAAAAGCGCACAAAACGTACAAGTTACTAAAAATGCCAATGCATCTGACCTAAACAACATTTTAAATTTCACCAAAAAGAATTATGCTAAACCGGCAAAATCTTATTTCGGTGTTGAAAAAAATCGTAATGTTATCGTTATTCACCTTGAAAGCTTCCAGCAATTTTTAATTAATTTAAAAGTTAATGGAAAAGAAGTTACTCCATTTTTAAACTCACTTTATAAAAACAAACATACTATCAGTTTTGATAACTTTTATCATCAAGTAGGTTTAGGTAGAACTAGTGATGCTGAAAATATGCTTGAAACTAGTACTTATGGAATTTCAGATGGCTCTTTATTTACATCATTAGGCTCTGAAAACACATTTCAAGCAGCACCACAAATTTTACGTAGTGATGGTTATACTTCAGCAGTCTTTCATGGCAATGTAGGTAGTTTCTGGAATAGAAACGATGTTTATAAAAACATGGGCTATAATTACTTTTTCGATAAAAATTATTATACTTCGCAAGCCAAAGATAGTAGTGGATATGGCCTAAAGGATAAATTATTATTTGCCGAAAGTATTAAATATTTAGAGCAAATGCAACAGCCGTTCTATACTAAATTCATTACAGTTACTAACCATATTCCATTTGATCTAGATAAAGAAGATCAAGATTCTAGCTTTAAAACGACTAACACTAGTGATCAAACAATAAATAATTATTTTGAAACAGCTCATTATTTAGATGAAGCTCTTCGAGAATTCTTTGATTACTTAAAATCTTCTGGTCTTTATAAAAATACTATGGTCGTCATCTATGGCGATCACTACGGTTTAAGCAACTCTGAAAATGAAACTTTAGCACCTATTATTGGTGAAAGTTCTGATACCTGGAATACTTATAATAATGTCCAAATGCAACGTGTTCCATTTATGATTCATGCTAACAATTTAAAAGGTAAAATAAATCACGAAATTGCTGGTGAGATTGATGTTTTACCAACTTTACTGCATTTATTGGGAATCAATACCAAAGAATATGTTCAATTTGGTAGCGATATGCTTTCACAGAATAGACAAAACTGGATCGTTTTTCGAAATGGTACAATTGTTAGTGAAAAATACGTAATAGTTGGGGCAAAAGGAATTAAAGGCACAGTTTATAATCGTAAAAATGGTAAACAAATTATTAACTTTACCTCTCAAGAAAAGAAAGAAATAACAGAATTAGCTCAAAAAGCTAAAGATTCTCTTCACTATTCTGATTTGCTCAATAATCATAATTTATTACGATTCTACACTCCTACTGGTTTTGTTCCTACTGATCCAACTCAGTTTAACTATTCTGAAAATTATCAAAAGATGCTTGAAATTAGAAAAGAACTTGCATCTAATTCGACTTCTCTTTATAGTAAGCATCACGGAACCACAACTAACCTTTATCGTACTAATGCACCAGAATTAAAGAATCGAACTCAGGATATTACTCAAGTTTCTCAAGATATTAAAAATGTAACTACTAAAAATAGTCAATCTAGTAGTTCCAATACGATAAAATAA
- a CDS encoding ComGF family competence protein: protein MTRLIIKKSKLKTNGFLLAEAIFSLVIVILILTILQNILFSIKKINMSENNQVNDLAYAYVQLNNFMHAKDTRTVYPVKDNHDDKSATFTRIDNKKNEETYNIEYYLKKKVLKVSKVGTKSTGGYMPLIFNIRDAKFETKKDKIIIHIDEYNKGKSDLVFQLDEKVDEKEDVKKKKDLKKAKGKRII, encoded by the coding sequence ATGACACGACTAATCATCAAAAAATCAAAATTAAAAACTAACGGGTTTTTATTGGCTGAAGCTATTTTTTCATTAGTTATAGTTATTTTGATTTTGACAATTTTGCAAAATATATTATTCAGTATTAAGAAAATAAATATGAGTGAAAATAATCAGGTCAATGATCTAGCATATGCGTATGTTCAATTAAATAATTTTATGCATGCTAAGGATACTAGAACAGTTTATCCTGTTAAAGATAATCATGATGATAAGAGTGCTACTTTTACTAGAATAGATAATAAGAAGAACGAGGAAACTTATAATATTGAATATTATTTAAAAAAGAAAGTGTTAAAAGTTTCTAAGGTAGGTACAAAAAGTACGGGTGGATATATGCCATTGATTTTCAATATTAGGGATGCAAAATTTGAAACTAAAAAAGATAAAATTATTATCCATATTGATGAGTACAATAAAGGGAAATCTGATCTAGTATTTCAACTTGACGAAAAAGTAGATGAAAAAGAAGATGTTAAAAAGAAAAAAGATCTCAAGAAAGCTAAAGGGAAGCGTATTATTTAG
- a CDS encoding type II secretion system protein, with protein sequence MVKLKFPRIKASAFTLIETLITLTICCGILLIGSLQLRKSQNRLIFDNTTKEVMAALDQASRISTITDDTVTVIFSKEKHYINLSGPNYNKQIEINKNIDIEGLSKFRFSSSGSSKPITVTFSGYGLRREKKYQMLWGRATE encoded by the coding sequence ATGGTGAAGTTGAAATTTCCAAGAATCAAGGCTAGTGCGTTTACTTTAATTGAAACCTTAATTACCTTAACTATTTGTTGCGGAATACTATTAATTGGAAGCTTGCAGTTAAGAAAAAGCCAAAACCGGTTAATTTTTGATAATACAACTAAAGAAGTTATGGCTGCTTTAGATCAGGCTTCGCGAATAAGCACAATTACAGACGATACCGTTACTGTCATTTTTTCAAAAGAAAAACATTATATTAATTTATCTGGTCCAAATTATAATAAGCAAATTGAGATTAATAAAAATATTGATATTGAAGGACTCAGTAAATTCCGCTTTAGCAGTTCAGGATCTTCTAAACCAATTACTGTAACTTTTAGTGGTTATGGACTAAGAAGAGAGAAAAAATATCAGATGCTGTGGGGACGTGCAACAGAATGA
- a CDS encoding class I SAM-dependent methyltransferase produces the protein MENFEKLFNQFLDCVQTLQNALNVSFTEALVETFDNLEQGKIKVENGAPDEKTVAELSKKYQALNYDSISQKEKAQVFTFLTLKAINDDGREVNQMPTPPAISTVVAMLMHKLLSNKKMEIVDPTVGTGILLFSVISQLKALNHSKDQYKLVGIDNDEEMLNLADVAAHLNDIDIELYCQDALMPWMCPNADAIVSDLPVGYYPIDENAKNFENRAEKGHSFAHLLLIEQIIKNLKPGGYSFLVVPKSILSGKIGADFMPWLTKKVYLKAIVELPDDMFKNKFNQKSVLVFQNHGGDAKASEVLLTKLESLKKQESLIRFNVKLNEWYTKITE, from the coding sequence ATGGAAAATTTTGAAAAATTATTTAATCAATTTTTAGATTGCGTACAAACTTTACAAAATGCATTGAATGTTTCATTCACAGAAGCATTAGTAGAAACTTTTGATAACTTAGAGCAAGGAAAAATCAAAGTTGAAAATGGTGCACCTGATGAAAAGACCGTTGCAGAATTAAGCAAAAAGTACCAAGCTCTTAATTATGACAGTATTAGTCAAAAGGAAAAAGCGCAAGTATTTACTTTTCTAACCTTAAAGGCGATCAATGATGATGGCCGTGAAGTAAATCAAATGCCAACTCCACCAGCAATTTCAACTGTGGTTGCTATGTTGATGCACAAATTGCTTAGTAATAAGAAAATGGAGATTGTTGATCCAACTGTGGGCACAGGTATTTTACTTTTCTCAGTTATTTCACAGCTCAAGGCACTTAACCATTCTAAGGATCAATATAAACTTGTTGGAATTGATAATGACGAAGAAATGTTGAACTTAGCTGATGTGGCAGCTCATTTAAATGATATTGATATTGAATTGTATTGCCAAGATGCATTAATGCCATGGATGTGTCCAAATGCTGATGCAATTGTAAGTGATCTACCAGTGGGTTATTATCCAATTGATGAGAATGCTAAAAACTTTGAAAATAGAGCAGAAAAGGGTCACTCTTTTGCACACTTGTTGTTAATTGAACAAATTATTAAGAATTTAAAGCCAGGAGGTTATTCATTCTTAGTAGTTCCTAAGTCGATTTTATCTGGTAAGATTGGTGCAGATTTTATGCCTTGGCTCACCAAAAAAGTATATTTAAAAGCCATTGTAGAATTACCTGATGATATGTTTAAAAATAAATTTAATCAAAAATCAGTTTTGGTATTCCAAAATCATGGTGGAGATGCAAAAGCAAGTGAAGTTTTATTAACTAAGCTTGAATCATTAAAGAAACAAGAATCTTTGATTCGCTTTAATGTCAAATTAAACGAGTGGTATACTAAAATCACTGAGTAA
- a CDS encoding sensor histidine kinase has translation MKLIYQNMLGFLLIIVTTISIIGYSEIGYARDQAYMQNYQRMEGYANSLGNLAAAEGKDDTAILSNSFLNQLEFILRGDDVHLRIFNEKNEQIYPKTREKIQLSKNIFATLKNGQEIRIQNNHNENAPIASTKDAYTGVLVPWMNGKNLIGVAWISSRVKHVERPIYMAKRNLLRALLTTVAVGLILSFIISYYSTKRIKRLSRATQKVASGNFNVQIKHKDSDEIDQLAENFNQMVLALKRSNEEVKAQENRRDQFMADAAHEMRTPLTTINGILEGLQYDAIPEESKPKSIALMQRETKRLIRLVNENLDYEKIRNNQINLIKTNFNATPVLLDLKSQLMQNAKKAGDKLIFEVPTDLPIYANRDRFTQVMVNLVQNAIQFTHDGKIKVSGKRLKHGAEFSVKDNGIGMSDDQIKYIFERFFKADPSRARMGTGESGLGLAIVSSLIKQHGGKITVDSKPGQGATFTVTFYDKGYEQFIEK, from the coding sequence ATGAAATTAATTTACCAAAATATGCTAGGGTTTCTATTAATTATTGTAACTACAATTTCAATTATTGGATATTCCGAGATAGGCTATGCACGTGATCAAGCATATATGCAAAATTATCAAAGAATGGAAGGTTATGCTAATTCTTTAGGAAATTTAGCAGCAGCTGAGGGAAAAGACGATACAGCAATATTAAGCAATAGCTTTTTAAATCAGTTAGAATTTATTCTTCGCGGGGATGATGTTCATTTACGAATTTTTAATGAAAAAAATGAGCAAATTTATCCTAAGACTAGAGAAAAAATACAATTATCTAAAAATATTTTTGCTACTTTAAAAAATGGTCAAGAGATTCGTATTCAAAATAATCACAATGAAAATGCGCCAATTGCATCAACTAAGGATGCCTATACAGGTGTTTTAGTTCCTTGGATGAATGGGAAAAATTTAATTGGTGTAGCGTGGATAAGTTCCAGAGTTAAGCATGTTGAAAGACCGATATATATGGCCAAACGCAATTTGCTTAGAGCGTTGTTGACTACAGTTGCAGTTGGTTTGATTCTGAGTTTTATTATTTCATATTACTCTACTAAACGAATTAAACGTTTATCACGCGCTACGCAAAAAGTAGCTTCAGGTAACTTTAATGTGCAGATCAAACATAAAGATAGCGATGAAATTGATCAGTTAGCTGAAAACTTTAATCAAATGGTATTAGCATTAAAGCGATCCAATGAAGAAGTCAAGGCGCAAGAAAATCGGCGGGACCAATTTATGGCAGATGCTGCTCATGAAATGAGAACACCATTAACTACTATTAATGGAATTCTCGAAGGATTACAATATGATGCAATTCCAGAAGAATCTAAACCTAAATCGATAGCATTGATGCAGAGAGAAACTAAACGATTAATTAGATTAGTTAATGAAAATTTGGATTATGAAAAAATTCGTAATAATCAAATCAATTTAATTAAAACTAATTTTAATGCTACGCCGGTATTATTAGACTTAAAATCGCAATTAATGCAGAATGCTAAAAAAGCTGGCGATAAGTTGATTTTTGAAGTACCGACTGATCTACCAATTTATGCGAATCGTGATCGTTTCACTCAAGTAATGGTCAATTTGGTACAAAATGCAATTCAATTTACTCATGATGGTAAAATTAAAGTCTCTGGTAAAAGATTAAAGCATGGAGCTGAATTTAGTGTTAAAGATAATGGTATTGGTATGAGTGACGATCAAATTAAATATATTTTTGAGCGTTTCTTTAAAGCTGATCCATCCCGTGCGCGAATGGGAACAGGTGAATCAGGACTAGGACTTGCTATCGTATCTTCGTTGATTAAGCAGCATGGTGGTAAGATAACCGTTGATTCTAAGCCTGGTCAAGGAGCTACATTTACGGTAACTTTTTATGATAAAGGTTATGAACAATTTATTGAAAAATAG
- a CDS encoding type II secretion system F family protein encodes MKYIGSTKKDKLNGEEQLAFLDYLKNSLNNGFSLSNSIELMPVLWPKQRVLMGKLARRMKNGASLSEELIKLGFSRTMVTQVNLSLQQGNLTECLEQLAILSRLKQEQIKKLRAELSYPLVLAIMMIVLLMFMQSFISMQFNNTSEHSGDLVILILIILIGSGIYFFTRIISLLNKQDYISMKKLIRYPIIGRIILLYVNYLLVYDIGMLLAGGFSLQKMCEYAIKQEKDSLQHTLGQNIGQQLVKGKSIEEIIKKEDFLPTSLLILLKTGSQRSDLSKRCLILGRSLFLDLTAKVEKLVVNIQPICFILIGVCIIGMYLKLLLPMYSMMQNI; translated from the coding sequence ATGAAGTATATTGGCAGTACCAAGAAGGATAAATTAAACGGCGAAGAACAATTAGCTTTTTTAGATTATTTGAAAAATAGTTTAAATAATGGCTTTTCATTAAGCAATTCAATTGAACTAATGCCAGTGTTATGGCCAAAACAAAGAGTATTAATGGGAAAATTGGCTCGTAGAATGAAAAATGGTGCTAGTTTAAGTGAAGAATTAATAAAACTGGGTTTTTCAAGAACTATGGTAACTCAAGTAAATTTATCACTGCAACAAGGCAATCTAACAGAATGCTTAGAGCAATTGGCTATATTAAGTCGCTTAAAACAGGAACAAATAAAAAAATTGCGTGCGGAATTATCCTATCCGCTTGTTTTAGCAATTATGATGATTGTTTTATTAATGTTTATGCAGTCTTTTATTTCAATGCAATTTAACAATACAAGTGAGCATTCTGGTGACTTGGTCATATTAATTTTGATTATCTTAATTGGAAGTGGAATTTACTTTTTTACAAGAATCATCTCATTGTTAAATAAGCAAGATTATATTTCAATGAAGAAATTAATTAGATATCCAATTATTGGGAGAATTATTTTATTATATGTAAATTATTTATTAGTTTATGACATTGGGATGTTGCTAGCTGGCGGTTTTTCACTGCAGAAAATGTGTGAGTATGCAATAAAACAAGAGAAAGATTCTCTTCAGCATACTTTAGGACAAAATATTGGGCAGCAATTGGTAAAAGGAAAGAGTATAGAAGAAATAATAAAAAAAGAAGATTTTCTGCCGACTAGTTTGCTTATTTTGCTTAAAACAGGGTCTCAAAGAAGCGATTTAAGTAAAAGATGTTTAATTTTGGGTCGAAGTTTATTTCTTGATTTGACTGCAAAAGTCGAAAAATTAGTTGTTAATATTCAACCTATTTGTTTCATTTTAATTGGGGTTTGCATTATTGGAATGTATCTGAAATTATTACTGCCAATGTATTCAATGATGCAAAATATTTAG
- a CDS encoding DUF3737 family protein, whose protein sequence is MIEYKNNYFEGERIIYGLNDATLDGITFGNGESPLKETKNINLKNSIFKWKYPLWYAENINVEDTIFETMSRSGIWYTTNISIKNSALQAPKLFRRANHIVLDNVHFSNAEETMWTCDDIRITNSQINGDYFGKDSKNIYLDNVSVIGNYVFDGAENVEVHNSTFISKDAFWNCKNVEIYDSTIDGEYLAWNTNNIKFINCKIESDQGLNYIDYLTIKNSSLIHADLAFEYVSNMDVELNATIDSIKNPISGKISVPEIRTLIINSNKVDHAKTEIVCSNIIQKVDHSDTHQQPKD, encoded by the coding sequence ATGATCGAATACAAAAATAATTATTTTGAAGGAGAACGAATTATTTACGGTTTAAACGATGCTACTCTCGATGGTATTACTTTTGGAAATGGTGAATCTCCTTTAAAAGAAACAAAGAATATAAATTTAAAAAATTCAATTTTCAAATGGAAATATCCACTTTGGTATGCTGAAAATATAAATGTAGAAGATACTATTTTTGAAACTATGTCTAGAAGTGGAATCTGGTATACCACTAACATTTCTATAAAAAATAGTGCGTTGCAAGCTCCTAAATTATTTAGAAGAGCCAATCATATTGTTTTAGATAACGTTCATTTTTCTAATGCGGAAGAAACAATGTGGACTTGTGATGATATTAGAATTACTAATTCCCAAATTAATGGCGATTACTTCGGAAAAGATAGTAAAAATATTTATTTAGACAACGTTAGTGTTATTGGAAATTATGTTTTTGATGGAGCTGAAAATGTAGAAGTACATAACTCAACTTTTATTTCTAAAGACGCATTTTGGAATTGTAAGAACGTTGAAATATATGATTCTACAATTGATGGTGAATATTTAGCTTGGAATACTAATAATATAAAATTTATTAATTGTAAAATTGAAAGTGATCAAGGTTTAAATTATATTGATTATTTAACAATTAAAAATAGTTCATTAATTCATGCTGATTTGGCATTTGAATATGTGTCAAATATGGACGTAGAACTTAATGCTACAATTGATAGTATAAAGAATCCGATTTCTGGAAAAATTTCTGTACCTGAAATCAGAACTTTGATTATAAATTCCAATAAAGTGGACCATGCAAAAACAGAAATTGTTTGTTCAAATATTATTCAAAAAGTAGATCATTCAGATACACATCAACAACCAAAGGATTAG
- the comGC gene encoding competence type IV pilus major pilin ComGC → MKNKIKRYLLNILAKSRRQEGFTLIEMVVVIAIIVILVLLIVPNLLGQKKKAETKTGDAFKVTIQTQVELYKDDKGKLPASFDELVKNDYLTEDQKKKAEEKKYSINKDGEVEISKNQG, encoded by the coding sequence ATGAAGAATAAAATAAAGAGATATTTGCTAAATATTTTAGCGAAAAGTCGACGACAAGAGGGATTTACTTTAATTGAAATGGTAGTGGTAATTGCTATCATTGTAATTCTAGTTTTATTGATTGTCCCCAATTTATTAGGGCAAAAAAAGAAAGCAGAGACTAAAACTGGGGATGCCTTTAAAGTAACTATTCAAACTCAAGTTGAATTATATAAAGATGATAAGGGGAAATTACCAGCAAGCTTTGATGAATTAGTAAAGAATGATTATTTGACAGAAGATCAAAAGAAAAAAGCTGAAGAAAAGAAATATTCAATTAATAAAGATGGTGAAGTTGAAATTTCCAAGAATCAAGGCTAG